TACGGACGTGCGAGTTTTGCACCCCCCTTCCATCTTTATACCCGACATCGACAAAATAAAGAGCGAGATAAATGGATAAGACACAGTGTGAGAATTCATTTCGTAAGCCTGAAAAAGCCGACATACAGGGGAAACATAATAACGTGCTGCCGCCGAcgctgctctctcgctctgtctaTGTGTTGGTAATAATTAGCATCGCCGCGAGTTGCAACACATAGGCTCGAGCCCCTGCTGCTATACTCCAGGGCGGAGCTCCATGGGATTTTACACGCGCAGTTTTCCACGCATTGAAATCTCTTTCTGCGGGTATGCGCGTTTTTTTCGCGAGGCAACTTGGCGAAGCCTCGCGCGCGGGATGGCTCATTTTGCGAAAGTACTGTACTTATACTTATGCACCGCGGAACGAGCACCTCTCGCGGGATAAGGAGGCGTCTGTGTCTGCGGGCCGCGTGTCACTACTGGGAGAGTCGAACAAAGAAAAGTGGAAGTATACGAGGGCTTCTCGTTTCGCGAACGTTTTTTGTCGAGAGCGCATCGGCGAGATTTCTGAACGTCGATTACGCTTACCGAGAAGAGCGATTGGGCTCGTTTGCTTATACGGAATTGGCGGAGTTTTTCCTCTTTACTTTTCTTGTGTACTAGAGAAGTTCcatgaaatttaatatttttagtttcatttttcaatcattATGCgacaaaagaaagataaaaaaatacttaaaaatacAGGAAACAGAGTACACATTTGGACGTAACATTCATTCGTGAgcgaaaataatttgcattTCGCTCAAACTATGGACTAACGTTATACGTTATCATTATCTTAGCTGGAGACAGTGATCTACTTGACGTTCGCTTTTACTCGAGGACAAGACAGTATTTTTGCTTGTTTGAAATTTAGTATAAGGGAATTTGTATAGAATGggatagatttttttctttcggtgTACCTCTAATTGGGTAAATGATGTGCACTTTTGCATAGCTGAAAAGGCCTCTCTTTGTTCCGAAGACAAAAGCTTGTCATTCACAGTCGCACAATAAATTTGCAAATGCAAGGCAAAATGAGAACCTTCTAAATAAGATAGAtgcgtttgaaaaataactttcaAAAACTGCCTTTTTCTATAGTCGTGAACAGAGGATTTCACTAAGATTGTCTTTATGATACAAAATTGgaatgtttttaattaatgcTTCCTTTACGTTTCCAGTTacgttattataaatttaaattgtatAATTCATTTAATCAGATGTTCTTACGTCTTtaattgtatataatatccCAACTACTGAGAATTTCTGCATTACGCGCTTAAGCTTCTCGCGAGatgtaaaaacaataaatcttGTGCATAGTGATGTGTCAAACGAATTTGCATTTTCTcacataataataaaactatacTTTACGTCTGAAGggttatttataacttttgctGATTTATCACTCAACAAACAATAAACTTCTACCGTGTGGAAAAGTGTATTCAATGAAAGGAGGAAATAACATAATAATTCGTAACAAGTTAGACGCGAACGTAAGCaacaattcaaaatatattttcaatattggCAAATTAAGATCTACAagtaatattaataatgattATTATGATAATACTAGAGTATCATAACGTTCATACATTATGATatttgataattattatagaaATTTCAAGTATTCGAAGTATTTACATATTCCGATATTATAATATCGGATCTATCATCCTATAATTATTAATGTATAAATAGTTTTTACAAATTCGTTTACATAACTAATTCTCGGCTTTTGTTTCTAAATATTATCAATACTCAAATGATAGAGCTGTTCTTTCGCTATAAGCTATTCAATTATACTAAAAAATTTCACCATCGAGACttactataaaaaatatatgaatgtGAATAACCAATGTCAATATatggatttaaaaaatctctaAGTTACATAATAGAAACAGATCAGATTCTCGAAAACAACTTAATTACAAAAGTTAAATCACATCATTACTCGTTGATGACCGAGATCGTCGAGTGTACCGATGTCGCCTCTTTCTGCTCCTCCTTCGTGttcttctcctcttcttcctcAGCATCGTAGGGGTTGTAGGGCTCGGTTTGTACGCCGACGTCTTCGTAATCCAGCTCGAGCACGTCGTGCTCGTAAATGACGTCATGGCTACGAGGTCGTGCTACGGAGGGTATCCAGGGTTGGGGTACACCCTTGCCAAGGGCCAGAAAGACTGCAGCGGTTAAAAGCAAGACTATCGAGGCCACACCGAATACCAGGCGCCAAGATCCTGCGATCTGTTAATGTAAGAATAATGGATAAATTCATTTTCATGCATTGTTGTTAGGCactttctgattttttttacgtaaGATTAGGCAACTTTACAGCGAATAATTTCTCTGTGCACGACTGGAGTAATGAAGAAATtctaagaaaaatgaaagtgaTAAACACAAGCTGTATTGAAATATATATCTGTAAAGAAATTGCAACGTCTctcataaaatatagaaactaTCAGACCTCATTGCGGTAGCGCCGTAAAACGGCCAATCTTTCCTTACATACAGGTAATCTAATAGTGACATAACAATGCGACTGCAATCGAACCCGAAAAGAAGCAACAATTCTATTGATTGCCGTATACGGAATCAATAAGATGTAAACGCTACCATCAGTTCAATTACTCTCCGTTGAATGTACCCACAACACCACATCATCAATCTCACACGAATGCCCAAACTCTACCTTCCCCCAATTACCCGCAGTTGAATAACACCATCGGGCAGGTATACACAGCATTTAAAGAGCGATTACCTCCCCTTCTTACACCAGAACCGAGTCTCGCTCTCGATTCGCGCGTTTTCCGCAAAACCGCAGTCCGAATAATTTTAGCGCAAGCACATAATACTCACGGATCCGTGGAGCGCTTGAGTGACGAAGTAATTGGCGGCGAGGAGGCCGGCTGCCCCGAGGGTCGAGCAGAGTGCGCAGGCTGCAGCTGCACAGGCTGGAGATTCGGCGGGCGCCAGGTCGGCGATAGCCGCGAGGGCTCCGGCTGGAGCTGTGCCGCTCACCAGCAGGGCTGCGATACCCAACCAGGCGGCGCCCAGCGCCTGGCAGCCCGCGTAACCCGCGACGAACAGCAGCGCAGCGGGAATGAAGTGTGCTGTAATGAGTTTCAACTTTTAACTTTTGCTTtgattttgaatattttaatctattacgaaaattattttcgaataaactaataatcacgaaaattttgaaactttCATTGTGCTCCTGGCGACAAAGTCTCTAATCATTTACAGTTTCCTGCAAATCTTGCAGACACACTTACACGCAGGgggaataaaataaaatatactgaGGTTAAAATAAAAGTGTCGTAATTCACGCACCTGTGTATACAACGAGTTTTCTCGCCGTGGTAGTAGAGACAATTTTAGATTCTCTCACGTGATCAACGAGCAAACCACAAGTGAGTGCCGCCATAAAGTGCCCGATGTGCGGCAGCGTCGTCAACACGGAATCCTGTGTTGAggaaattgcaaaatttttatatttcacaAATATTAAATGG
The sequence above is a segment of the Nasonia vitripennis strain AsymCx chromosome 3, Nvit_psr_1.1, whole genome shotgun sequence genome. Coding sequences within it:
- the LOC100123212 gene encoding sialin isoform X4, whose translation is MLVNISSRNRTEDAEVILMELPQEERAESIMREAFLWGQVAGPILGGCLVWGRSGPSMVFSRAVLSACLASLLVPAAWRGPSHVALRLFQGLCTGATMPAAHMLAMTWFKSTHRSWYFSCYAAVSVGYCLMGWIGTAVVRAFGRDSLCYGLTILALCWYFAFGRFVKDSPKSYQHDTNAAVIPWGKLLRSVPVWASAVATMGNQWGDATLALGMTKYLKLIYGFSTANDSVLTTLPHIGHFMAALTCGLLVDHVRESKIVSTTTARKLVVYTAHFIPAALLFVAGYAGCQALGAAWLGIAALLVSGTAPAGALAAIADLAPAESPACAAAACALCSTLGAAGLLAANYFVTQALHGSIAGSWRLVFGVASIVLLLTAAVFLALGKGVPQPWIPSVARPRSHDVIYEHDVLELDYEDVGVQTEPYNPYDAEEEEEKNTKEEQKEATSVHSTISVINE